Within Dysgonomonas mossii, the genomic segment GGTAGAATTATTATCGGTTAATATACCTAGCACATAAGTTCCCGGTGCAGAGAAAGTAAAGGATCCGCCGGGGGCAATTACTGTTTTATCATATCCCGTAGGACCACTAGTTAAGCGGTAATATGTAGTTGTAGGATTACGTTTATACGTTATAGTACCCGTTGGAGTTATTTTCATCCCCGAACAAGTTTGTTGACTAGTATATCCAAGATCTTTATAGTTATATATCCCCGGATTATTGAAGGTCGAGACAATAGGATTTCCGCAACCATGATTCACTGTGAGAGTGTAAGTTCCCGGAGGTAAGTTTGTTGCAGGCATAGTATAAGAGGCAGATGACGATGTCATTGTTGCCGATTGTGAAACATATCCAGTCGGTCCTGTTATTGTTAAAGTCGTTCCTATTGGCCAGCCTGCATTTGCGGATATATATAAGCGTCCTTTATCTACAGTACATTTATCATCGTACGAACTGCTTGTGCTCAATGCATAACTTGTCGGTAGAGTGGATGCTATATTACGTGTAGTAGTATAAGTAAATCCATCAGCATAAACTGCAGTGAATGTATATGTTTTACCATACTCTAAAGGGCAAGAATAATTAGTCGCAGTATTAGTTAGGGTTTGGGTACATACCACCACATTATTGGGGTCGGTAATAGTCACCTCAACAGGTATACACTTATGGGTTCCGGTTGGTAGATAATAAACTAGTTGATAACTGTCACAATCAAATCTATTGGTTGTAAATGAAATGTTCCGGTTTATAGCGGAAATTGAACTCGTGACTACTGTTCCATTTTGATCTGTACACGTAACAGTATACTGAGTATCATACTCTAATGTCATTATATCATTCGAGTTGACACTGTTCAACCAGTTCGGATTATTATAAACGATATCTCCCCCTGTTGTTTTTTTTACTACAATATGTAATGGATAACAAAATAATCCATCATAATCTGTCCATGGTCTTACGGTATATGTATAGTTATTGCAATTGCGATCACGCATAGAATAAGTGAAATACGTAGGTTTTTTTATATTCGTAGTGAAGCTTTTGTAAATGTCATTACAACCTTTCAATCGTATATAAATAGCAAGACTATTTGATGAATAAAAATTAGCTATATTATAAGGAGATATATTCAATAACATTCCGCCAGACGCAGTACTGTTCCAGTCTGACCATTGGGTTGGTATCTGTCCGGCGGGAGCTGCTCCTATTTCATACATTCTATCATTATAATATCTTTTATAATCAGGATTAGCCAATATTTCATTAGAAGAGGCAGTCCATTTTACATATCCACATGAACCTTGAGTATTATCCAAATCGGGGAGAAAAGCAGTTTGAGTAAGGTTACTAAAAGTAGGAAATCCAGAAATAGTACCCAATGTAAAATCTCTTACTGATGTATAACATCCGTCATTTACCTGTACGGTGTAATTCCCTGCAGGGTAATTTGTGTTAGGAAATGTGTAAACATTTCCACTCTTTGTGGGCGTCACCGTCTGCGGAGTAGCAACCCCTGCGGGTGCCGAGGTAATAGTAAACTCAAAATTTCCACTGCCATTGGTAACATTCAGCGCAATAATACCTGTACCACATCCTAGATATGATTTACGTGAGACATCAGAATTAAGCGATACTTCCGGTACTTTGTAATTACCTCCTACAACCAGATTTGAGAGATTTTTAACCGTACTATACTCACTGTCTATTTTACAAAAAGCTCGAACAGTCAGTTGATATGTACCGGGAGGTATATTTCGCAACACATGATCACTTTGAGGATTTATAGAAAAACCGCCCTCTGAACTAAGTCCGTATTGCACATTAAAAATATTTGTGGTATCTCCACCCAATGTTACGGTTATTTCTCCATTCGACAAGCAGGTAGAATTCTTTATTTGGGTACTTACAGTGAAGTTGGGACTACAAGTCTGTGCTCCAATTTGTGACGAGCTAAGTAAACTTATACACAAACAAGAGAATATATAAATAATTCTTTTTGTCATAATATATTTTTATAAGATTCGTCTTTAACAAGAACAATAGTCAATGTACCCTCTAATGGGAAGTTATAATCACTATTTCCATAAATCTCTGGAAAAGTAAATGTTGCAGTATTTCCTTCTATAGTCAAAGTGTACAGAGGAGATAAGGAATATGGAGAAGAAAAATTATCTTCTGGTTTTGGATCTATTTCCTTCTCAGATTCTTTAGCTGGCAATAGTAACATTCCCTCATTGATTACATTATATTCCGCGAGGTTGTTCCACAGAGTACAAGCAGCTAGCTTTCCCGATTGTATATATACCGATAAGAATATGGGATGAATGGGAAATGGCAGCTTGTTTATCCCTTTTAGAGATGTGGTGTCATTAAAGGTATGCGTCAATACTTCAGCTTTAGTCTCATAGTTACGAACATTTATTGTGGCACTACGAAACCAATAATTTCCATTAGTCTCTTGTTTTACATCCTTTACTATATTGTTTTGCGCAAATGCAGAAATGGTGCATACGCAAAATATTAATGCATAAAATATTTTCATAATTTACTAATCTTTATTTTGTACAAACTATTGTTATTTAACCTTAAAAACAATGTTCATAAACGTTTTTTCGGAATAAGTAAATTGTGCGAAAAGTTTGTATTTCAAAATCCCTGTATTACTTAATGTGATATTCTGGAAAACCGTATTATCATAATAAGGAATGAAATACTCTAAGTCATTACTAGCTAACACAGGTAAAGTTGTTGCACCCGCACCCTTGATAGACGACGCTGAATTAGTCAGTTCGAATTGTTCTCTGTAAAGAGTATATAAATCAACAGTAAACTCTTGTGTAGCTGTGTTATAAGATGGGTCTGCGGTATCTGTCGGTAGCACAATAGATGGCATATAAAAGAATTTAGGTGTAACTGCTGAAACTTCCGCAAAAAGTTTTATCCATTTAGTCCCATCATTATAATAATATCCGGGGGTTACATCGTTTATCGTAGCGGTGTTATACACAGTCATTCCTGCTACATGCGCTAGTAAAGGAGAAAATGATGTTGTTGATGAAAGTGAAACGCGTGGTAGCAGTAACCCTTTTGTAGAACTGTGGTCGGAATTCTCCTGTAAATCGAGTAACGCATTTGAATTTGGTTCATATCCCGAACCGATGGTTACCTGTCCACGTAATAAGGAAGAAGCTCCTAACATTATAACTATGAATAATGTTTTCAGTTTGCTTCTGTTTAGTTTGAAGTTTGTTGGTTTCATTTAGTAAATGTTTTAGTTTTATAATGAAATAATTAATCACTCATTTTTTGCATATATAATTCTATCCCGTATAAAAACTTCAATACCCTATATTCTCTTCCGAATACTTTCCCAAGCGGCGGTTGAAAATAAATGGGATGACAACAAATATTAAAGACAAACAAATTAAAGACAAACAAGTGGTTACCCCGTTTTATAGGGTATTGAAACTTTTGTATGGATATATATAGTTCGTGTAAATGTCTGGAGTGGAAAAGAAACATTATGCTATAATTTATTTTTCTAAAGTTTGCTATCTCATTGATTTTTCTTTAATCAACAAATGTAATGTATAGAGCAAAGGCAAAAATTTATCGTATAGGGTATATCTCCTGTTAAGAGATATTTAATTAATTACAAAATTAGAAAATAAATTGAATTTAAGTAATTAAAAGACATAAAAAAGAAAAAGGCATAATCTGCAATATGTTCATAAATTTAATTTAGATAGATCCACGAATATATATAATACACGTTATCAGCATATTACACATTAAAGTATATCTCTTAACAGGAGATATTTTTTTTTGTTTATTCTTATCTTATTTATAATTAGACTGTTGATGTCTTCTGTGACAGATCTATTTAATGATACAAAATAAATTTGGTTTGTTGTTTGCGAACATGTCTCATCTCTTTTTCTCTTGTTATTTATGTCTTCAATATATAGTATCGCTTGTGCTATTTAGGTAGTTTAATAAATCAAGCGTAAAAGTTTGCAATAAAATGTTGTAATAAATCTCTGGTGTATACTCACTATAGTCTTCTAAAAAAACAGCTATACATCTTGTGATATATAGCTATTTATAATTGCTGTATTGTGATCCCGAAGCGATTCGAACGCTTGACCCACAGCTTAGAAGGCTGTTGCTCTATCCAGCTGAGCTACGGGACCTCACCTTTTGCTTTTAAGCGAGTGCAAAGATAGTACTTTTTATAAAAAGAAAAAGATTTTATTTCAAAAGTTTTCAATTTTTAGTGCTTCAATAAATTAGATGTATGTAAATCAAATCTTTATAATAATCTATATGTAAAAGATTATCAAAAGACAAGAGATAAAGTCAACCGTTTATTTTATTCATATTATATTTGTATTCTTATTAAAAGAAAAAGAATTATGGAAATAAAAGGAAGATTTGATCATTTCAATATAAATGTAACAGATTTGGATAAAAGCATCAGTTTTTATAAAAAAGCATTGGGCTTGAACGAAATAAGGCGTAAAGAGGCTTCAGACGGATCTTTTACTCTTGTATATTTGGGAGATGGTGTTAGCCCTTTTTCTTTAGAATTAACATGGCTGAGAGACCATCCTCAAGCTTATGAATTGGGAGAAAATGAAAGCCACTTATGTATAAGAGTAGATGGTGATTATGATAAAATCAGAGAATATCACAAAGAGATGGGGTGTGTTTGTTACGAAAATCATAGTATGGGACTTTATTTTATAAACGACCCCGATGATTATTGGATTGAAGTTTTACCTATCAATAGATGATATATTTCCAACAATTTATTAATACTAATTGATATTGATTTATTCGTTTTTGTTAAACAAATATACATTTATATTATCTTTGTAGCTATTACCATTCATATAAAAATATGGACATTGTCATATCGATACTAATTACACTTTTATTTGTTTTTCTTAATGGTTTTTTTGTTGCAGCCGAATTTGCAATTGTCAAAGTAAGATCTTCTCAACTGGAACTGAAAGCTCAGGCAGGTAGTCGTACTGCAATCCTGTCAAAGCGTATAGTTTCACACCTTGATGCATATCTTGCAGCTACTCAGTTTGGTATTACTATTGCCAGCTTGGCTTTAGGGTGGATTGGAGAGCCTGTCGTTTCTAAAATAATAAAAGAATTAATAGGGCTATTCGGATTGGAACTTGCACCGAATATTCTTTCTACTATTTCTCTTATTACGGCATTTGTTATTATTACTGTACTCCACATTGTTTTAGGCGAATTAGCTCCTAAATCGTTGGCAATACAGCGTTCGGAACAGACAACATTGGCTGTAGCATATCCTTTGCATGCTTTTTATTGGCTGTGTCGCCCATTTATATGGATGCTAAATGGTATTGCCAATTTTATACTGAAACTAGTCGGACTACATACTGTTTCGGAGCAAGAAGTGTATAGTAGTGACGAGCTGCGCTATCTTGTTGATCAGGCTAAGGAAAGCGGAAATGTAGATAGTGCCGAATTTGATATTATTCAAAATGCATTTGATTTTTCAGAACGGACAGCACGTCAGATAATGGTTCCTCGTACTCAAGTTGTGGCTATTGATGCTAACGATTATGATGAGAAAACGCTGGAATTTGTAATAGAAGAAGGATATTCCCGCATTCCATGTTATGAAGATAATATAGATAACACGATTGGTGTTGTTCATCTAAAAGATATATTGAAAAAAATGCGGATAAATGGAACTGTAGATATACGTTCTATTATTCGTCCTGTTTCATTTACTCCTGAGACTAAAAGGATTGGTCAATTACTGAAAGAATTTCAAGTAAAGCATCAGCAAATAGCAATGGTGCTTAACGAATATGGTGGGGTAGAAGGGGTAATTACGATGGAGGATATTCTCGAAGAATTGGTAGGTGAGATTCAAGATGAGTATGACAATGAAATTCCTTTTGTAGAACAAACCGGAGATAATACATATTCTGTAATTGCTACGGCAGCTATATCCGATATTAATGATGAATTACCACATCCTATCGATAAAGATAAGCAATACGATACATTGGCCGGCTATTTAATAGATAAGTTTGGTCGTATTCCTAATACTCACGACAAGCTTGAAGCCGAGGACTATCAGTTTACTGTAGTAAAGAAAAATAAGGCTTCGATAGTTTTAGTGCAACTCAAAGATCTGGCTCAAGATGAAGAATCTGAAGATACAGAACAAGCCAGAACATCTCAGATTTGAATAAAAAAATAGAATGGATTTTGAACTTCAATATACCGATGATCAGTCTAGTGCTCGCGCAGGGTTGATAACGACAGATCATGGACAAATAGAGACTCCTATATTTATGCCCGTGGGGACGCAAGGTGCTGTAAAGGCCGTCCATATGACTGAGCTTGAGAATGATATACAGGCACAAATAATTTTAGGGAATACGTACCATCTGTATTTACGTCCGGGGTTAGATATTTTACAACAAGCAGGAGGCTTACATAAATTTAATAGTTGGAATAAGCCTATTTTGACCGATAGTGGGGGATTTCAGGTTTTTTCTTTGGCTCATAATAGAAAGCTTACTGAAGAAGGTGCCATTTTTCGCTCTCATATCGATGGTTCTAAACATGTATTTACTCCTGAATACGTAATGGATATCGAACGTACTATCGGCGCTGATATAATGATGGCATTCGATGAATGTACACCTGGCGATGCAGATTATACTTATGCAAAAAAATCGCTAGACCTTACAGAACGATGGCTTGATAGATGCATAAAACGTTTTAATGAAACCGAATGTGAATACGGTTATAAACAAGCATTATTTCCTATTGTACAGGGATGTGTATATCCTGATTTACGCAGACGAGCTGCAGAGAATGTAGCTTCTAAAGGTGCGGACGGGAATGCTATTGGAGGGTTAGCTGTTGGAGAGCCTACAGAGAAGATGTACGAAATGATAGAGGTTGTAAATGAGATTTTACCAAAGGATAAACCTCGTTATCTGATGGGGGTCGGTACACCGGCCAATATTCTCGAAGCGATAGAACGTGGAGTAGATATGTTTGACTGTATAATGCCCACACGTAATGGACGTAATGGACAATTATTTACTCGCAATGGGATTATGAATATGCGAAATCAGAAATGGGCTAAAGATTTTTCTGCAATAGAAGAAAATGGAGCTTCATTTGTTGATACTTTGTACACAAAAGCATATCTTCGTCACTTATTTATAACGAATGAAATTCTAGCATTACAGATCGCTTCTATACATAATCTGGCTTTTTATTTATGGCTTGTCAAAGAAGCCCGTCAGCATATAATAGCAGGTGATTTTTTGAGCTGGAAAAGAATGATGATTGAGAATGTTTCAAGACGTTTGTGATTAACTGAATAGAATGAAAATACTATCAATACTTGATAAGTACATAATAAAGAAATTTTTGGGAACATACATATTCTCAATTATTCTTATTATTTCTATATCCGTAGTGTTTGATATAAACGAACGACTTGATAAGTTTTTAAGTAATAATGCTCCCTTAAAAGCGATCATATTCGACTACTACATGAATTTTGTACCGTATTACACTAATCTTTTCAGTGCTTTATTTGTGTTTATTGCGGTAATATTTTTTACGTCCAAACTTGCTGATAATTCTGAGGTCATAGCAATGTTATCAAATGGGATGAGTTTCAAACGATTGATGAAGCCCTATATGATTTCTGCAGGTATTATCGCAGTAGGATCATTCATTCTAAGTAGTTTTATAATTCCACCAGCCAACGAAACCCGTATAAAATTTCAGAACAAATATATAAAGGATAAAAGTGTCGATTATGCAAGTCGTATACAAATGCAGGTAGATAAAGGAGTTATTCTTTATATCGAACGTTTTGATAATAAAACACGACTAGGGTATAATCTTTCTTTAGATAAATTTGAAGGCAAGGAACTAAAATCGAGACTGGTTGCAAGCAGAATAGAATATGATACAGCATATCACTGGGTTCTTAATAATTATTCTATACGCGAATTTCATGGTATGAAAGAAAAAATCACAACCGGGACTCGGATAGATACCACACTGAATGTTATACCGAGTGATTTTCTTGTGTCTGTAAATGACTTTGAGCAAATGTCAACGCCTAAGTTGTATTCGTATATACAGCGACAAAAGGCCAAAGGATTGGCTAATGTCGGAGGGGTAAGTATTACTCAATTCGAAATAGAATTCCATAAGCGATTCGCATCAGTATTTTCAGCATTTATACTCACCATAATAGGCGCATCATTATCTGCTCGGAAAATGAAGGGTGGAATGGGGCTTAATATTGGAATCGGATTAGGGTTGAGTGTAACCTATATTATGTTTCAGACGGTAAGCTCTTCTTTTGCTGTTTCAGGTACAATGCCCCCAATGCTGGCTGTATGGATACCTAATATTGTATTTATGTTTATAGCTGCATACTTATATTCTAAGGCTCCTAATTAATATCTGCATTCTTTCTTCTTTGTAGACTATACAAATAACTGAATCTTATCCAAGTTTATTTTATTTAGCTTCTCTGTCATTTGTAATAAGTGATTGGAGCTTATGGTATATTACAAAATATTCGATGAATTACCTTGTAAGTAAAGGTCAAATATCGCTCAGCACTGAATCTCTAATTATTAATAATAAAAATAGAACCTACGAATCTCACGACTCATAGGTTCTCAAAAACTTTTACAAAACTACACTACTATCTTGGTTGATAGTATATTTTAAGAATGTCTCTTTCTTTATTTTCCGTTTTAATCAGAATTATTACCCCAGCTTTTATTTCATAAATATCCGGCTAGTCTTTTTTACTGTCTGTTTATTATCTGCTACTTTAACTATATAAATGCTGTTTTGAATAAAGTAACCGTCAGTGAAGCTTTCGGAGCTATATTTCTTAACGTTTTTACTAAATATTTTTTTACCGTTCAGATCATATACAATAGCCAGACAGTCGACTTCAGACATATTGGTCACTACGATAACATTGTTATTTACCGTAATATTGATTAATGCTGAACCTTCATCATCGTCAGTTAGTACAGAGTTACTGGAAACAATATCGAAGCGATTTT encodes:
- a CDS encoding VOC family protein gives rise to the protein MEIKGRFDHFNINVTDLDKSISFYKKALGLNEIRRKEASDGSFTLVYLGDGVSPFSLELTWLRDHPQAYELGENESHLCIRVDGDYDKIREYHKEMGCVCYENHSMGLYFINDPDDYWIEVLPINR
- a CDS encoding hemolysin family protein; protein product: MDIVISILITLLFVFLNGFFVAAEFAIVKVRSSQLELKAQAGSRTAILSKRIVSHLDAYLAATQFGITIASLALGWIGEPVVSKIIKELIGLFGLELAPNILSTISLITAFVIITVLHIVLGELAPKSLAIQRSEQTTLAVAYPLHAFYWLCRPFIWMLNGIANFILKLVGLHTVSEQEVYSSDELRYLVDQAKESGNVDSAEFDIIQNAFDFSERTARQIMVPRTQVVAIDANDYDEKTLEFVIEEGYSRIPCYEDNIDNTIGVVHLKDILKKMRINGTVDIRSIIRPVSFTPETKRIGQLLKEFQVKHQQIAMVLNEYGGVEGVITMEDILEELVGEIQDEYDNEIPFVEQTGDNTYSVIATAAISDINDELPHPIDKDKQYDTLAGYLIDKFGRIPNTHDKLEAEDYQFTVVKKNKASIVLVQLKDLAQDEESEDTEQARTSQI
- the tgt gene encoding tRNA guanosine(34) transglycosylase Tgt, whose amino-acid sequence is MDFELQYTDDQSSARAGLITTDHGQIETPIFMPVGTQGAVKAVHMTELENDIQAQIILGNTYHLYLRPGLDILQQAGGLHKFNSWNKPILTDSGGFQVFSLAHNRKLTEEGAIFRSHIDGSKHVFTPEYVMDIERTIGADIMMAFDECTPGDADYTYAKKSLDLTERWLDRCIKRFNETECEYGYKQALFPIVQGCVYPDLRRRAAENVASKGADGNAIGGLAVGEPTEKMYEMIEVVNEILPKDKPRYLMGVGTPANILEAIERGVDMFDCIMPTRNGRNGQLFTRNGIMNMRNQKWAKDFSAIEENGASFVDTLYTKAYLRHLFITNEILALQIASIHNLAFYLWLVKEARQHIIAGDFLSWKRMMIENVSRRL
- a CDS encoding LptF/LptG family permease; the protein is MKILSILDKYIIKKFLGTYIFSIILIISISVVFDINERLDKFLSNNAPLKAIIFDYYMNFVPYYTNLFSALFVFIAVIFFTSKLADNSEVIAMLSNGMSFKRLMKPYMISAGIIAVGSFILSSFIIPPANETRIKFQNKYIKDKSVDYASRIQMQVDKGVILYIERFDNKTRLGYNLSLDKFEGKELKSRLVASRIEYDTAYHWVLNNYSIREFHGMKEKITTGTRIDTTLNVIPSDFLVSVNDFEQMSTPKLYSYIQRQKAKGLANVGGVSITQFEIEFHKRFASVFSAFILTIIGASLSARKMKGGMGLNIGIGLGLSVTYIMFQTVSSSFAVSGTMPPMLAVWIPNIVFMFIAAYLYSKAPN